Proteins co-encoded in one Desulforhopalus sp. genomic window:
- a CDS encoding PEP-CTERM sorting domain-containing protein, which yields MPEPATMFLFGAGITGLLGIAARRKKNIQK from the coding sequence GTGCCTGAGCCTGCTACAATGTTTTTGTTTGGAGCTGGAATTACAGGTCTTTTAGGAATAGCAGCACGTAGAAAAAAGAATATCCAAAAAT